Proteins co-encoded in one Salvia splendens isolate huo1 chromosome 4, SspV2, whole genome shotgun sequence genomic window:
- the LOC121799470 gene encoding bZIP transcription factor 17-like: MAEATVVSLDIPTDPPPEFDDFVSGLQIAPLADGVPGENDRDDVVVLEDLDFNFSFDDLGLPSAEDLDHLLNPAQMRQFHSQFGVDPGFAQFESNYDQMHYVFKSSSPELRHISGDGDVSGIRSCDGSGLMNSASPDTESHQISGYLNMPSPESNGSNRGGADNCDGDGKDLNCPSPDSQGSGNFESHVSDDSNNCVVRSVSSSPNSSNSSVRNSVVDEKIKLEDPASKISSISLMKRKKEGEDLTHSDSRIKCRKSNCNSENNNSSNSNEGLSEEEERRKARLLRNRESAQLSRQRKKHYVEELEDKVRSMHSTIQDLNSKISYFMAENSTLRQQMGGGSGTTAPPAVAAPPPMAAPPPGMYTHPAMMYPWMPYAQPYMMKSQGSQVPLVPIPRLKPQQPVQGSKTSKRTESKKNDGPKTKKVAGVSLLGLLFFIMLFGGLAPMINVQYGGAREAFAGGESYKAGGFSEKHSGRVLMVNGTEFDEKDGGRRDSSNSSVHYGQRGQGSPGDPSADESVRLRNGSEPLAASLYVPRNDKLVKIDGNLIIHSILASEKAMASNQHGGGETGLAVPGDLAPAIPGQDVGRNGARHPLLRALGAADKDGTKSTATDGRLQQWFREGLAGPMLNAGMCTEVFQFDVSASSASGAIVPASTSRNISEAESMNSTHPSKARNRRILNPIPFRNISGHHTRKGSEKEDLNIKKNSSSMVVSVLFDPREVSDAEVDGMMGTKSLSRIFVVVLMDSVRYVTYSCMLPFKAAPHLVTA, translated from the exons ATGGCTGAAGCTACGGTTGTCTCCTTGGATATACCGACGGATCCTCCGCCGGAATTCGACGATTTCGTCTCTGGCCTGCAAATTGCGCCTCTAGCCGACGGTGTGCCTGGGGAAAACGATAGAGACGACGTTGTCGTGCTCGAGGATCTCGATTTCAATTTCTCCTTCGATGATCTCGGCCTTCCCTCTGCCGAAGATCTCGATCACCTCCTTAATCCGGCGCAGATGCGGCAGTTTCATTCTCAGTTCGGAGTGGATCCAGGTTTCGCCCAATTTGAGTCCAATTACGATCAAATGCATTATGTTTTCAAATCATCGTCGCCGGAGCTGCGCCACATTTCTGGAGATGGGGATGTATCTGGCATTCGGAGCTGCGATGGATCGGGGCTTATGAATTCCGCTTCTCCAGATACAGAGTCGCATCAGATTTCTGGCTATCTCAACATGCCGTCGCCGGAATCGAACGGATCGAACCGCGGCGGCGCTGATAATTGCGATGGTGACGGGAAGGATTTGAATTGCCCCTCGCCAGACTCGCAGGGCTCCGGGAATTTTGAGTCACATGTGTCGGATGATTCAAATAACTGTGTCGTCAGATCGGTAAGTTCTTCGCCTAATTCGAGTAATAGTTCGGTTAGAAATAGTGTTGTTGATGAGAAGATTAAGTTAGAGGACCCGGCTAGTAAGATTAGCAGCATTTCTTTgatgaaaaggaaaaaagaaggtGAGGATTTGACGCATAGTGACTCAAGGATTAAGTGTAGGAAATCTAACTGTAATTCAGAGAATAACAATAGTAGCAATAGTAACGAGGGGTTAAGTGAGGAGGAAGAGAGAAGAAAGGCAAGGTTGTTGAGGAATCGGGAGAGTGCTCAGTTATCTAGACAGAGGAAGAAACATTACGTAGAGGAGTTGGAAGACAAAGTGAGGAGCATGCATTCAACAATTCAAGATCTAAATTCGAAGATTTCGTACTTCATGGCAGAAAATTCTACTCTGAGGCAACAGATGGGTGGTGGCAGCGGCACCACCGCCCCCCCTGCCGTTGCTGCGCCTCCTCCTATGGCAGCTCCTCCTCCTGGGATGTACACACATCCAGCCATGATGTACCCATGGATGCCATATGCTCAACCTTATATGATGAAGTCTCAGGGCTCTCAAGTGCCCTTGGTACCGATCCCTAGGTTGAAACCGCAGCAGCCAGTGCAGGGATCAAAGACGAGCAAGAGGACGGAAAGCAAGAAGAATGATGGGCCTAAGACCAAGAAGGTCGCTGGTGTTAGTTTGCTTGGTTTGCTGTTTTTCATAATGTTGTTCGGAGGCTTGGCTCCCATGATTAATGTTCAATATGGAGGGGCTAGGGAAGCATTTGCCGGAGGAGAAAGTTATAAGGCAGGTGGGTTTAGTGAGAAACATAGTGGGAGAGTGTTGATGGTAAATGGTACTGAGTTTGATGAGAAAGATGGTGGTAGAAGAGACAGTAGTAATAGTAGTGTACATTATGGTCAAAGAGGTCAGGGGAGTCCAGGGGATCCAAGTGCAGATGAATCTGTTCGCTTGAGAAATGGAAGTGAACCTCTTGCAGCGTCGTTGTATGTCCCCAGGAACGATAAGCTTGTCAAGATTGACGGGAACTTAATCATCCATTCTATTTTGGCAAGTGAAAAAGCTATGGCATCTAACCAGCATGGAGGTGGTGAGACTGGTCTGGCAGTTCCTGGAGATTTAGCTCCTGCAATTCCTGGTCAGGATGTGGGAAGAAATGGTGCTAGACATCCCCTTTTAAGAGCTCTTGGTGCAGCCGATAAGGATGGTACAAAGTCAACAGCAACTGATGGCAGGCTTCAACAGTGGTTCCGTGAAGGCCTGGCCG GGCCGATGTTGAATGCTGGTATGTGCACAGAAGTATTCCAGTTTGATGtgtctgcttcttctgcatCCGGAGCCATAGTACCGGCCAGTACTTCAAGAAACATATCCGAAGCAGAGAGTATGAATTCTACGCACCCAAGCAAGGCAAGAAACAGGAGGATCCTTAATCCTATCCCATTTCGCAACATCTCTGGACATCATACACGAAAAGGATCAGAAAAAGAGGActtgaacataaagaaaaactCATCTTCAATGGTGGTCTCAGTGCTCTTTGATCCGAGAGAGGTATCCGATGCTGAGGTGGACGGCATGATGGGGACGAAGTCCCTCTCACGAATCTTTGTTGTTGTACTAATGGACAGCGTCAGGTACGTCACTTACTCATGCATGCTTCCGTTCAAGGCTGCCCCTCATCTTGTAACTGCGTGA